A genome region from Physeter macrocephalus isolate SW-GA chromosome 4, ASM283717v5, whole genome shotgun sequence includes the following:
- the PROK1 gene encoding prokineticin-1, protein MRGTTQVSVMLLLVTVSDCAVITGACERDAQCGAGTCCAVSLWLRGLRVCTPLGWEGEECYPGSHKVPFFRKRQHHTCPCLPSLLCSRGLGGRYRCSTDLKNINF, encoded by the exons ATGAGAGGTACCACGCAAGTCTCAGTCATGCTCCTCCTGGTGACTGTGTCCGACTGTGCCGTGATCACAGGG GCCTGCGAGCGGGACGCCCAGTGCGGGGCGGGCACCTGCTGCGCAGTCAGCCTGTGGCTGCGTGGGCTGCGGGTGTGCACCCcgctggggtgggaaggagaggagtgCTACCCCGGCAGCCACAAG gtCCCTTTCTTCAGAAAACGCCAGCACCACACCTGCCCCTGCCTGCCCAGCCTGCTGTGCTCCAGAGGCCTGGGTGGCAGGTACCGCTGCTCCACCGACTTGAAGAACATCAACTTTTAG